The Helicobacter sp. MIT 05-5293 genome window below encodes:
- a CDS encoding TSUP family transporter, with the protein MIELDISVVMFLIAAAFVAGFIDSIAGGGGMITIPALLAVGIPPLQALGTNKLQSCFGSFSASFHFYQKGHLKIKENLPFIAVVFVFAMIGTLSVQVFSADFLSKCIPFLLIIFAFYFLFSPKITEDSSHRLIGVIPLALVLGGIGFYDGFFGPGTGSFLMLAMIVLGGFGLTQSLAQAKMFNFTTNIASTLIFALSGEILYSVGLLMALGQFVGANIGSRIAIGYGVKIIKPLVVCVSLAACVNLLYKQYF; encoded by the coding sequence ATGATAGAGCTTGATATATCTGTGGTGATGTTTTTAATTGCGGCAGCTTTCGTGGCGGGTTTTATTGATTCTATTGCAGGAGGTGGAGGTATGATTACCATACCTGCCTTACTTGCTGTGGGGATTCCACCCTTGCAGGCACTTGGCACAAATAAATTGCAAAGTTGTTTTGGGAGCTTTTCGGCAAGTTTTCATTTTTATCAAAAGGGACATTTAAAGATCAAAGAGAATCTACCCTTTATTGCTGTCGTATTTGTATTTGCTATGATTGGGACATTGAGTGTGCAAGTCTTTTCGGCAGACTTTTTGAGTAAGTGCATACCTTTTTTGCTTATTATTTTCGCTTTTTATTTTTTATTTTCTCCTAAAATCACAGAAGATTCTTCTCATCGCTTGATAGGAGTTATTCCCTTAGCATTGGTGTTAGGAGGGATTGGCTTTTATGATGGATTTTTTGGTCCGGGGACAGGTTCATTTTTAATGTTAGCCATGATTGTTTTAGGTGGATTTGGTCTTACCCAATCTTTGGCTCAAGCAAAGATGTTTAATTTCACGACAAATATCGCTTCTACTTTGATATTTGCTTTAAGCGGAGAGATTCTTTATAGCGTTGGTTTATTAATGGCTCTAGGGCAGTTTGTCGGAGCAAATATTGGCTCAAGAATCGCTATAGGTTATGGTGTAAAGATTATCAAGCCTTTGGTGGTTTGTGTATCTTTGGCAGCGTGTGTAAATTTACTTTATAAACAATATTTTTAA